The Ignavibacteriales bacterium genome contains a region encoding:
- a CDS encoding PorV/PorQ family protein, with protein sequence MHSKQLAKYSLLFLVILFYSGTVIAQRVSKTGTTAASFLEIGVGANAVAMGGAFVSIANNASALYWNASGIANISQNEVLVMHTNWIAQTSFDYAALVLPLGTFGNLGFSFTSLSMEDMKVRTVDQPEGTGEYFSAGDLAVGISYARNLTDRFSIGFSAKFIQQKIWHMSSTGFAFDASTLFHTDLFGGMVIGASISNFGTPMQLVGRDNRQYISVDNTQLGSNDRIPSGIEMDSWDLPLIFQIGISTKAINTQDYKLTVAFDAIHPNNDFESMNVGTEFSFKDFLFIRGGYQSLFLKDSEGGLTLGIGVNTKMLFSNTNISFDYAYRDFGRLEGLHTFSIDLKF encoded by the coding sequence ATGCATAGTAAACAACTCGCGAAATACAGTTTGTTATTTCTCGTTATACTATTTTATTCCGGTACTGTTATTGCTCAAAGAGTATCGAAGACCGGAACAACTGCTGCAAGTTTTTTGGAAATTGGCGTTGGAGCAAATGCAGTAGCTATGGGCGGAGCGTTTGTGAGCATTGCCAATAATGCATCGGCACTATACTGGAACGCTAGCGGCATAGCAAACATATCGCAGAACGAAGTTTTGGTAATGCATACAAATTGGATTGCACAAACATCATTCGATTATGCCGCTTTAGTTTTACCACTGGGAACTTTCGGTAACCTCGGATTTAGTTTTACTTCTTTAAGTATGGAAGATATGAAAGTTCGAACTGTTGATCAGCCCGAGGGAACAGGTGAATATTTCAGCGCAGGAGACTTAGCGGTTGGTATATCTTATGCTAGAAATTTAACCGACAGATTTTCAATCGGGTTCTCGGCAAAATTCATTCAGCAAAAGATTTGGCATATGAGCTCAACTGGTTTTGCTTTCGATGCTAGCACTTTATTCCATACTGATTTATTCGGCGGAATGGTAATCGGTGCTTCTATTTCAAATTTCGGAACACCGATGCAGCTGGTGGGCAGAGACAACCGGCAGTATATCAGTGTCGATAATACACAGCTCGGTTCAAATGATAGAATTCCCAGTGGTATCGAAATGGATTCCTGGGATCTGCCTTTAATTTTCCAAATTGGCATATCAACAAAAGCCATTAATACACAGGATTATAAGCTGACGGTTGCTTTTGATGCGATTCATCCCAACAACGATTTTGAAAGTATGAACGTAGGTACAGAATTTTCCTTTAAAGATTTCTTATTCATAAGAGGCGGTTATCAATCATTGTTCCTTAAAGATTCCGAAGGCGGTTTAACTCTCGGAATTGGGGTTAATACAAAGATGCTATTTTCAAATACAAATATTAGTTTTGATTATGCATATAGAGATTTCGGAAGACTCGAAGGTTTGCATACTTTTTCGATCGATCTTAAATTTTAG
- a CDS encoding TonB-dependent receptor — protein MFIKNLYKYILFLLPVFFLLNQNALYAGTTGKIAGKVFDKKTGEALIGVTILLVDTKMGAASDIDGNYFIINIPPGVYELKVSLIGYAPVVIKNVRVSIDQTTRIDFEMLEQAVQGTEIIVTAEKPIVRKDLTSTEVKVSGDKIALLPLEDVQSVVNLQAGVVDGHFRGGRSNEVKYLIDGVSVNDAFSGSSALEAEVNSIQEVEVLTGTFNAEYGEALSGVVNQVTKIAGDKITGEFSAYSGDYFSPRKDLFPNINLLDPSKIYNLQGNVSGPIPGTSNLLKFFLSGRYLYDDGYIYGRRMFNPSDSSNFSANDPKNWYVGATGDNKYVSMNYNKRLTLQGKLSLNVGGGKGIVFNGLYQDNQYRTYDNLFRLNPDGDYTYYQKSYLGSLNYTLVLSNSAFIDFLGSMFVSKYQQYVFEDPFDPRYVKPERMRDVSGNAFLTGGTENWHFNRTTTTWSAKTDLTWQINNIHQFKTGLELKLHNLDYLDYQIVIDASNQYKPTLPALGSFNYNTYNTKPYQFAYYVQDKIELDYLVVNIGFRLDYFEPDGKYLKNPDNIAALDGLLPPFPDSLMTTAKAKYQFSPRIGISYPITDKGAIHISYGHFFQIPPFEYLYQNPNFRIPLTGDFPNNIGNTIGNADLAAQQTIMYEIGLQQELTPEIGVTLTAYYKDIRNLLGTEIHIKNDFRKFSKLINRDYGAVKGFTVSLEKKFSEGFGASLDYTFQIAKGDASDPNDAFDKAQANPPIESNKQLVPLNWDRRHSLNFTITAGVPRDFIASAIGRLGSGLPYTPSLINQRTGLENSDSKPAYFNVDLYLTKYLELFGQQFSVFLKVYNLFDTANEINVFGDTGRAGYTLELTRAQEAPRGVNTLQEFFTRPDFYSSPRQISLGASANF, from the coding sequence ATGTTCATTAAAAATTTATATAAGTATATATTATTTCTTCTTCCTGTTTTCTTTTTATTGAATCAAAATGCTTTATATGCAGGCACAACCGGAAAAATTGCAGGGAAGGTTTTTGATAAGAAAACGGGTGAAGCGTTGATAGGCGTTACGATTCTTCTTGTAGATACAAAGATGGGCGCCGCCTCGGATATTGACGGAAATTATTTCATAATAAACATTCCTCCGGGAGTTTATGAGCTTAAAGTAAGTCTTATAGGTTACGCTCCTGTAGTGATTAAAAATGTCCGGGTTTCGATTGATCAAACAACAAGAATTGATTTTGAAATGTTGGAACAAGCTGTTCAAGGTACAGAAATCATTGTAACAGCGGAAAAACCTATTGTAAGAAAAGATTTAACCTCCACTGAAGTGAAAGTAAGCGGCGATAAAATTGCATTGCTGCCTTTGGAAGACGTTCAATCCGTTGTAAACCTTCAAGCAGGAGTTGTGGACGGACATTTTAGAGGCGGTCGAAGCAACGAAGTAAAATATTTGATTGACGGAGTTTCTGTGAACGACGCATTTTCCGGCAGTTCGGCTTTGGAAGCAGAGGTTAATAGCATTCAGGAAGTTGAAGTTTTGACTGGAACTTTCAACGCAGAATACGGCGAAGCACTTTCAGGTGTTGTTAATCAAGTTACAAAAATTGCCGGAGATAAAATTACCGGCGAGTTCTCGGCATATTCCGGAGATTATTTCAGTCCGAGGAAAGATTTGTTCCCAAACATCAACCTCCTCGATCCATCTAAAATTTATAACCTCCAGGGAAATGTGAGCGGACCAATTCCGGGAACGAGTAATCTTTTAAAATTTTTTCTGTCCGGCCGGTATTTATATGACGACGGTTACATTTACGGTAGACGCATGTTCAATCCATCTGATTCATCAAATTTCTCCGCGAACGATCCGAAAAATTGGTATGTAGGTGCTACCGGGGATAATAAATATGTTTCAATGAATTATAATAAAAGACTTACACTGCAGGGCAAACTGTCATTAAACGTCGGCGGTGGAAAAGGAATTGTCTTTAACGGATTATACCAGGATAATCAATACAGAACTTACGACAATCTGTTCCGGTTAAATCCCGACGGGGACTACACATATTACCAAAAAAGCTATTTGGGAAGTCTAAATTATACACTTGTTCTCAGCAATTCTGCTTTTATAGATTTTTTGGGTTCTATGTTTGTAAGCAAGTATCAGCAATATGTTTTTGAGGATCCGTTTGATCCACGTTATGTTAAACCGGAAAGGATGCGCGATGTGAGCGGCAATGCATTCTTAACAGGCGGAACGGAGAATTGGCATTTCAACAGGACAACAACAACCTGGAGCGCAAAGACAGACTTGACCTGGCAGATCAATAATATACATCAATTTAAAACCGGTCTTGAATTAAAGCTTCACAATCTTGACTATCTCGATTATCAAATTGTAATTGACGCCTCGAATCAATACAAACCGACATTGCCAGCTCTTGGGTCATTCAATTATAATACATACAATACTAAGCCGTACCAGTTTGCATATTATGTGCAGGATAAAATTGAATTGGATTATTTGGTTGTGAATATTGGCTTTCGTCTGGACTATTTTGAACCCGACGGAAAATATTTAAAGAACCCGGATAACATTGCTGCACTGGACGGATTATTACCACCGTTCCCGGATTCATTAATGACAACAGCAAAAGCTAAATATCAATTTAGCCCGCGCATCGGAATTTCCTATCCGATCACGGATAAAGGCGCAATACATATTTCATACGGTCATTTTTTTCAGATACCGCCTTTCGAATACTTATATCAAAATCCGAATTTCCGAATACCATTAACAGGAGATTTTCCAAACAACATAGGCAATACCATAGGCAATGCTGATCTTGCGGCTCAGCAAACAATTATGTACGAGATCGGGTTGCAGCAGGAACTCACACCCGAGATTGGAGTTACCTTAACAGCGTATTATAAAGATATCAGAAATCTCCTCGGAACAGAAATTCATATTAAAAACGATTTTAGAAAATTCAGCAAGTTGATTAACAGAGATTACGGTGCGGTAAAAGGATTTACCGTTTCGCTCGAAAAAAAATTCAGCGAAGGATTCGGAGCTAGTCTCGATTACACTTTCCAGATCGCGAAAGGAGACGCATCCGATCCGAACGACGCATTTGATAAAGCGCAGGCTAATCCCCCGATCGAATCGAACAAACAATTGGTTCCGTTAAACTGGGATAGACGGCATTCTTTGAATTTTACTATTACGGCAGGCGTACCCAGAGATTTTATTGCGAGCGCAATCGGCAGACTCGGTTCCGGATTACCTTATACTCCGTCATTGATAAATCAAAGAACAGGTTTGGAGAACAGCGATAGTAAACCGGCTTATTTCAATGTCGATCTTTATCTAACTAAATATTTAGAATTATTCGGGCAACAATTTTCAGTATTCTTGAAAGTTTATAACTTGTTCGACACAGCAAACGAAATCAATGTGTTCGGTGATACCGGACGGGCAGGTTATACTCTTGAACTTACCCGTGCACAGGAGGCTCCGCGCGGAGTTAATACTTTGCAAGAATTTTTTACCCGTCCCGATTTCTATTCGTCGCCAAGACAGATATCGCTGGGCGCGTCAGCTAATTTTTAG
- a CDS encoding T9SS type A sorting domain-containing protein — HSGLTNNSNYDEIGAKDLVFAFPSVTQFGWTKYYVDVTVPSDPKVKSLSVRIHPYSRFTGTIYFDDLEIEVINTVTDVKNNQVIPMTYSLYQNYPNPFNPSTVISYTLPEIARITLKIYDVLGREVKTLINGEQPAGVYKLSWNGNNNLGSKVASGIYIYRIEAGSGKFIQTKKMILLK, encoded by the coding sequence CCACAGCGGGTTGACAAACAATTCCAATTACGATGAGATCGGTGCAAAAGATTTAGTCTTTGCTTTCCCTTCAGTAACACAATTCGGATGGACAAAATATTATGTGGATGTAACGGTACCGAGTGATCCAAAAGTAAAATCGCTATCGGTAAGAATTCATCCGTACTCAAGATTTACCGGAACAATATACTTTGATGATTTGGAAATTGAAGTGATTAATACGGTCACGGATGTAAAGAACAATCAAGTCATTCCGATGACATATTCTTTATATCAGAATTATCCTAATCCATTCAACCCGAGTACAGTCATCAGTTATACATTACCAGAAATTGCAAGAATTACACTGAAGATTTATGATGTTCTGGGCAGAGAAGTAAAAACGCTGATCAATGGAGAACAACCTGCCGGAGTCTATAAATTAAGTTGGAACGGTAATAATAATTTAGGTTCCAAAGTTGCAAGCGGTATTTATATTTATAGAATAGAAGCAGGCAGCGGTAAATTCATTCAGACTAAAAAAATGATCTTACTCAAGTAA